One part of the Aricia agestis chromosome Z, ilAriAges1.1, whole genome shotgun sequence genome encodes these proteins:
- the LOC121738369 gene encoding protein nervous wreck isoform X4: protein MQPPPRKSNYTKFLKNLHTEQIAKLHAKNQHECDLLEDLRTYTIKRSAIEKSYSEALLKISSAYLNKKIPTIPDIKVDGAEEKWNMWNVWRTVLEENEKLARARLAAVEVFQQQIADEAKFLRQHKLNVAKKCTDSLSQAHKELQLTVMDIDKTKKLYFDEEHTAHDVRDKAKDIEEKLKKKKGSFFQSITSLQKNSAKVSSRRDQLEEKSTGARNDYLLSIAAANAHQNRYFLTELQTCMQSMEAAVYEKVSEFLTLMGRTELLTCSATQHSFGKIRDQAQQLTREYNLQCLYLYYPVLKQHIQYEFEPCDNDPIDTVTMEHESVTQTLAQEARRWATRVVREAALVRESTRKLQAYQAMRDAGQKVDSTDPNGPDLETRMDELRSSIRRSETSRAKYEARLECLRNSGAPVDEWLKEVDLLAVQDTLPRSSSLLSVRTDASGAADQPSSDSFYDSDNTEGEAVATNVATTSGHQRTTSGSQHEDEHDEEVDAELEEERMRIEQLTVGWDDPTEVNWGEAESEPAAQVETTEPPAAPLYKCTALYSYTAQNPDELSIIENEQLEVVGEGDGDGWLRARNYRGEEGYVPHNYLDVEREQTSNLQTSNQPGLVSQISFSSVDYTVEGEDADVVQSPDQISVISAPVAKQEESKPEPTEKAPELPTLGYCFSLYDYDAEGSDELNLEEGQFIRIVSRDAHGVDDGWWRGEANGVIGNFPSLIVEECDENGEPLSGGEDGDWTPPDSAAPVFASPPGSPTGFSDEMIVNDNNNKTAPPMDPPPPPPDMGDSMDSQPDFSFNLELSRNQHELYDAQFSGQEEPQFTTPVTIVVDEVVGENIEEEEVEEIPPVAKPVPPKVEITEECGLGVAQIVITAATPMMEEPEQPFPPPEPEPQPEEADNEDEESSLSEQTAVCLRDSEGHADSAPHPASSSTASEGESTGASVASGPPTAPQSPPSAPQAGRASIPDELEPAQLARLTDLKESNA, encoded by the exons AGCAATTATACAAAGTTTCTGAAGAATCTCCACACAGAACAAATCGCCAAGCTCCATGCTAAGAATCAGCATGAGTGTGATCTGCTGGAAGACCTCCGCACCTACACCATCAAGCGCTCGGCCATCGAAAAATCTTATTCCGAG GCGCTACTGAAAATCTCGTCTGCATACCTGAACAAGAAGATACCGACGATTCCAGACATCAAGGTGGATGGAGCCGAGGAAAAATG GAACATGTGGAACGTGTGGCGCACCGTGCTAGAGGAGAATGAGAAGTTGGCGCGGGCCAGGCTGGCCGCGGTCGAGGTGTTCCAGCAGCAGATCGCTGATGAGGCCAAGTTCCTGAGGCAGCACAAGCTCAACGTCGCCAAGAAG TGCACTGACAGCCTCTCCCAAGCTCACAAGGAGTTGCAACTGACTGTTATGGATATTGATAAGACTAAGAAGCTTTACTTCGATGAGGAGCATACGGCCCATGACGTCAGAGACAAGGCTAAAGACATCGAGGAAAA GTTAAAAAAGAAGAAAGGCTCGTTTTTTCAATCCATTACGTCACTGCAGAAGAATAGTGCGAAAGTTTCATCCCGACGGGATCAACTCGAAGAAAAATCAACTGGAGCGAGGAACGATTATCTATTGAGCATCGCCGCGGCCAATGCACATCAG AATAGATACTTCCTGACCGAACTGCAAACGTGCATGCAAAGTATGGAAGCGGCTGTGTATGAAAAAGTGTCCGAGTTTCTCACACTCATGGGCCGAACGGAGCTACTCACGTGCTCCGCGACACAGCACTCCTTCGGCAAAATACGGGATCAAGCCCAGCAACTGACTCGGGAGTACAACTTGCAATGCTTATATCTCTACTACCCGGTACTCAAACAACACATCCAG TACGAGTTTGAGCCGTGTGACAATGATCCCATCGATACTGTGACAATGGAACACGAGTCTGTGACACAAACCCTCGCACAAGAGGCTCGCCGTTGGGCCACTAGGGTTGTTCGTGAAGCCGCTCTCGTTAGGGAATCTACCAGAAAACTGCAAGCGTATCAAGCCATGCGGGATGCAGGACAGAAG GTTGACTCAACCGACCCCAACGGCCCAGATCTTGAAACGCGCATGGATGAACTTCGTTCTAGCATTCGTCGATCAGAAACTTCCAGAGCCAAATACGAGGCCAGATTAGAATGTCTCCGGAACAGCGGAGCTCCAGTCGACGAGTGGCTCAAAGAAGTCGACCTACTGGCAGTCCAAGACACTCTGCCACGCAGCAGTAGCTTGCTCAGTGTAAGAACCGATGCCTCCGGCGCAGcg GACCAGCCCAGTTCAGATTCCTTCTACGACAGCGATAATACAGAAGGCGAAGCAGTTGCAACAAATGTTGCCACCACATCTGGACATCAGCGCACCACGTCCGGCTCGCAACACGAGGACGAACATGACGAGGAAGTTGATG ctGAATTGGAGGAAGAGCGTATGCGCATCGAGCAGCTGACAGTGGGTTGGGATGACCCAACTGAAGTGAATTGGGGAGAAGCGGAGTCGGAACCGGCCGCCCAAGTAGAGACTACAGAACCACCGGCTGCACCGTTATACAAATGCACCGCGTTATATTCTTACACT GCTCAAAACCCAGACGAGTTGTCCATCATTGAAAACGAGCAACTGGAAGTTGTTGGAGAAGGGGACGGAGATGGTTGGCTGCGCGCTCGCAACTACCGCGGAGAAGAAGGCTACGTGCCTCACAACTACCTCGACGTTGAGAGGGAACAG ACTTCAAATTTACAGACGTCCAACCAGCCGGGACTGGTTTCACAGATCTCATTCTCGTCTGTGGATTACACTGTTGAGGGGGAAGATGCAGACGTTGTTCAGTCTCCAGATCAGATTTCTGTCATATCTGCGCCGGTCGCTAAGCAGGAGGAATCCAAGCCGGAGCCAACAGAAAAGGCTCCAGAATTGCCAACGCTTGGATATTGCTTCTCTCTGTACGATTACGACGCTGAGGGCTCAGACGAGCTTAATCTTGAAGAGGGACag TTTATTCGCATTGTATCTCGTGATGCCCACGGAGTAGATGACGGTTGGTGGCGCGGTGAAGCAAACGGAGTCATTGGGAATTTCCCATCCTTGATTGTCGAGGAGTGTGACGAG AATGGTGAACCTTTGAGTGGCGGTGAGGACGGCGATTGGACTCCACCAGACTCAGCCGCTCCGGTATTCGCTTCCCCTCCCGGCTCTCCAACGGGATTCAGCGACGAAA TGATCGTCAATGACAACAACAATAAGACCGCCCCACCGATGGACCCTCCCCCGCCTCCGCCTGACATGGGGGATTCTATGGACAGTCAGCCAGACTTTAGCTTTAACCTAGAGCTTAGTAGGAACCAACACGAGCTATACGATGCGCAATTCTCTGGCCAGGAGGAGCCACAGTTCACGACACCTGTCACTATAGTCG TCGATGAGGTTGTCGGTGAAAATATTGAAGAAGAG GAGGTGGAGGAAATTCCGCCCGTGGCGAAGCCTGTGCCGCCAAAAGTTGAAATAACTGAGGAGTGCGGGCTCGGGGTGGCGCAGATCGTGATCACCGCCGCCACACCCATGATGGAGGAGCCCGAGCAGCCCTTCCCGCCGCCGGAGCCCGAGCCGCAGCCCGAGGAGGCCGACAACGAGGACGAGGAGTCCTCGCTCTCGGAGCAGACCGCGGTGTGCCTCCGCGACTCCGAGGGCCACGCGGACTCCGCCCCCCACCCGGCGTCGAGCTCCACGGCGTCCGAGGGGGAGTCGACGGGGGCCTCCGTAGCCTCCGGACCCCCCACCGCCCCCCAGTCCCCGCCTTCGGCCCCCCAGGCCGGCCGTGCCTCCATCCCCGACGAGCTGGAACCCGCT
- the LOC121738369 gene encoding protein nervous wreck isoform X5 — translation MQPPPRKSNYTKFLKNLHTEQIAKLHAKNQHECDLLEDLRTYTIKRSAIEKSYSEALLKISSAYLNKKIPTIPDIKVDGAEEKWNMWNVWRTVLEENEKLARARLAAVEVFQQQIADEAKFLRQHKLNVAKKCTDSLSQAHKELQLTVMDIDKTKKLYFDEEHTAHDVRDKAKDIEEKLKKKKGSFFQSITSLQKNSAKVSSRRDQLEEKSTGARNDYLLSIAAANAHQNRYFLTELQTCMQSMEAAVYEKVSEFLTLMGRTELLTCSATQHSFGKIRDQAQQLTREYNLQCLYLYYPVLKQHIQYEFEPCDNDPIDTVTMEHESVTQTLAQEARRWATRVVREAALVRESTRKLQAYQAMRDAGQKVDSTDPNGPDLETRMDELRSSIRRSETSRAKYEARLECLRNSGAPVDEWLKEVDLLAVQDTLPRSSSLLSVRTDASGAADQPSSDSFYDSDNTEGEAVATNVATTSGHQRTTSGSQHEDEHDEEVDAELEEERMRIEQLTVGWDDPTEVNWGEAESEPAAQVETTEPPAAPLYKCTALYSYTAQNPDELSIIENEQLEVVGEGDGDGWLRARNYRGEEGYVPHNYLDVEREQTSNQPGLVSQISFSSVDYTVEGEDADVVQSPDQISVISAPVAKQEESKPEPTEKAPELPTLGYCFSLYDYDAEGSDELNLEEGQFIRIVSRDAHGVDDGWWRGEANGVIGNFPSLIVEECDENGEPLSGGEDGDWTPPDSAAPVFASPPGSPTGFSDEMIVNDNNNKTAPPMDPPPPPPDMGDSMDSQPDFSFNLELSRNQHELYDAQFSGQEEPQFTTPVTIVVDEVVGENIEEEEVEEIPPVAKPVPPKVEITEECGLGVAQIVITAATPMMEEPEQPFPPPEPEPQPEEADNEDEESSLSEQTAVCLRDSEGHADSAPHPASSSTASEGESTGASVASGPPTAPQSPPSAPQAGRASIPDELEPAQLARLTDLKESNA, via the exons AGCAATTATACAAAGTTTCTGAAGAATCTCCACACAGAACAAATCGCCAAGCTCCATGCTAAGAATCAGCATGAGTGTGATCTGCTGGAAGACCTCCGCACCTACACCATCAAGCGCTCGGCCATCGAAAAATCTTATTCCGAG GCGCTACTGAAAATCTCGTCTGCATACCTGAACAAGAAGATACCGACGATTCCAGACATCAAGGTGGATGGAGCCGAGGAAAAATG GAACATGTGGAACGTGTGGCGCACCGTGCTAGAGGAGAATGAGAAGTTGGCGCGGGCCAGGCTGGCCGCGGTCGAGGTGTTCCAGCAGCAGATCGCTGATGAGGCCAAGTTCCTGAGGCAGCACAAGCTCAACGTCGCCAAGAAG TGCACTGACAGCCTCTCCCAAGCTCACAAGGAGTTGCAACTGACTGTTATGGATATTGATAAGACTAAGAAGCTTTACTTCGATGAGGAGCATACGGCCCATGACGTCAGAGACAAGGCTAAAGACATCGAGGAAAA GTTAAAAAAGAAGAAAGGCTCGTTTTTTCAATCCATTACGTCACTGCAGAAGAATAGTGCGAAAGTTTCATCCCGACGGGATCAACTCGAAGAAAAATCAACTGGAGCGAGGAACGATTATCTATTGAGCATCGCCGCGGCCAATGCACATCAG AATAGATACTTCCTGACCGAACTGCAAACGTGCATGCAAAGTATGGAAGCGGCTGTGTATGAAAAAGTGTCCGAGTTTCTCACACTCATGGGCCGAACGGAGCTACTCACGTGCTCCGCGACACAGCACTCCTTCGGCAAAATACGGGATCAAGCCCAGCAACTGACTCGGGAGTACAACTTGCAATGCTTATATCTCTACTACCCGGTACTCAAACAACACATCCAG TACGAGTTTGAGCCGTGTGACAATGATCCCATCGATACTGTGACAATGGAACACGAGTCTGTGACACAAACCCTCGCACAAGAGGCTCGCCGTTGGGCCACTAGGGTTGTTCGTGAAGCCGCTCTCGTTAGGGAATCTACCAGAAAACTGCAAGCGTATCAAGCCATGCGGGATGCAGGACAGAAG GTTGACTCAACCGACCCCAACGGCCCAGATCTTGAAACGCGCATGGATGAACTTCGTTCTAGCATTCGTCGATCAGAAACTTCCAGAGCCAAATACGAGGCCAGATTAGAATGTCTCCGGAACAGCGGAGCTCCAGTCGACGAGTGGCTCAAAGAAGTCGACCTACTGGCAGTCCAAGACACTCTGCCACGCAGCAGTAGCTTGCTCAGTGTAAGAACCGATGCCTCCGGCGCAGcg GACCAGCCCAGTTCAGATTCCTTCTACGACAGCGATAATACAGAAGGCGAAGCAGTTGCAACAAATGTTGCCACCACATCTGGACATCAGCGCACCACGTCCGGCTCGCAACACGAGGACGAACATGACGAGGAAGTTGATG ctGAATTGGAGGAAGAGCGTATGCGCATCGAGCAGCTGACAGTGGGTTGGGATGACCCAACTGAAGTGAATTGGGGAGAAGCGGAGTCGGAACCGGCCGCCCAAGTAGAGACTACAGAACCACCGGCTGCACCGTTATACAAATGCACCGCGTTATATTCTTACACT GCTCAAAACCCAGACGAGTTGTCCATCATTGAAAACGAGCAACTGGAAGTTGTTGGAGAAGGGGACGGAGATGGTTGGCTGCGCGCTCGCAACTACCGCGGAGAAGAAGGCTACGTGCCTCACAACTACCTCGACGTTGAGAGGGAACAG ACGTCCAACCAGCCGGGACTGGTTTCACAGATCTCATTCTCGTCTGTGGATTACACTGTTGAGGGGGAAGATGCAGACGTTGTTCAGTCTCCAGATCAGATTTCTGTCATATCTGCGCCGGTCGCTAAGCAGGAGGAATCCAAGCCGGAGCCAACAGAAAAGGCTCCAGAATTGCCAACGCTTGGATATTGCTTCTCTCTGTACGATTACGACGCTGAGGGCTCAGACGAGCTTAATCTTGAAGAGGGACag TTTATTCGCATTGTATCTCGTGATGCCCACGGAGTAGATGACGGTTGGTGGCGCGGTGAAGCAAACGGAGTCATTGGGAATTTCCCATCCTTGATTGTCGAGGAGTGTGACGAG AATGGTGAACCTTTGAGTGGCGGTGAGGACGGCGATTGGACTCCACCAGACTCAGCCGCTCCGGTATTCGCTTCCCCTCCCGGCTCTCCAACGGGATTCAGCGACGAAA TGATCGTCAATGACAACAACAATAAGACCGCCCCACCGATGGACCCTCCCCCGCCTCCGCCTGACATGGGGGATTCTATGGACAGTCAGCCAGACTTTAGCTTTAACCTAGAGCTTAGTAGGAACCAACACGAGCTATACGATGCGCAATTCTCTGGCCAGGAGGAGCCACAGTTCACGACACCTGTCACTATAGTCG TCGATGAGGTTGTCGGTGAAAATATTGAAGAAGAG GAGGTGGAGGAAATTCCGCCCGTGGCGAAGCCTGTGCCGCCAAAAGTTGAAATAACTGAGGAGTGCGGGCTCGGGGTGGCGCAGATCGTGATCACCGCCGCCACACCCATGATGGAGGAGCCCGAGCAGCCCTTCCCGCCGCCGGAGCCCGAGCCGCAGCCCGAGGAGGCCGACAACGAGGACGAGGAGTCCTCGCTCTCGGAGCAGACCGCGGTGTGCCTCCGCGACTCCGAGGGCCACGCGGACTCCGCCCCCCACCCGGCGTCGAGCTCCACGGCGTCCGAGGGGGAGTCGACGGGGGCCTCCGTAGCCTCCGGACCCCCCACCGCCCCCCAGTCCCCGCCTTCGGCCCCCCAGGCCGGCCGTGCCTCCATCCCCGACGAGCTGGAACCCGCT